The sequence below is a genomic window from Amphiprion ocellaris isolate individual 3 ecotype Okinawa chromosome 16, ASM2253959v1, whole genome shotgun sequence.
TTCAATTCAGATTCTGAAGCTTTATTCTAAAAACTAAGAGATCAAGTGGATTAAAGGTGACTTGAAGAGCCAAGTTAACGTGGAGGAGGATGCACACCTTTCAAATGATGTTTTCATAActtaaaaatccaaatattgcTCTTGCAGCTGGTTTATTGCTGAtttataaaactaaaataacgTAAGAACCAGTAAGAACTTCAGAGCACACCCCCATTGCAAAAACATCCTTTAGAAAACGCCTGTGATGCTTTTATCTGGTGTTTTTCTTCAATACAAACACCATCCTCATCACTATTAAGAACTCCCTGCAGAAGGAGAGTAAAAAGCAAAGAGTAGGCCCTGCTTCTGGTGACTGCTCGTCCTCTCCAGGACACTGTGGGCTCCTAGAGAGGGGAGCAGTGAGAAGGATCACCGGGCTGTGCAGCACCGCAGTGggccagctgctgcagctgtgtccGCAGGCGTCATCAGCCTGAAACTCTATCCATCCTGCTCGCCCTGCCCACATCCCGTCGGCACAGCTCAATATGTTTGCCTCACCGCTTTGTACcggacaaaaagaaaagcaatgtCCACAATATTCATCTCCTCCATACAATGCGGCTACCTGTACAGGCCTACCACCAAAAACAGTGAGGGTTAAAAACCACTGAGGGTGTGTTCTGTCTGTGCTCATTTCTTTACACGTTTTAGCATTCATTTCATGTcacaaagacattttctttaatACTGGATTCCCAACTTTACAAGCTCACTTGTAGTTTACTTTTCTCAAGTACCgttacagcagcagactgaTGCGCTCCGCGTTTCCCAACAACTAGTCTGTTGCATGGCAATGCGCAGCGACCAGAAAGTAACAAAGCCATAAATAATATCGGAGACTCACTTGTCGAGAACAAAATAGAGGTCGAAGGCGCCCTGACAggacctctcctcctcctcctcctgttgctCTCCATTCACCGACACACCGAGGAAGAAAAATCCGAGCAGAGCCAAGGCGAGGAACATGCGAGCCTGCGTCCTCGCCATCTTTCCCGGTTACTGTTGACTACTCCAACGCTGCGACAGCTAAAGATCTTCACATTTCCGTCCAGCACGTGTTTGTGCGCCGACTGTGCGCTTTGATCGCTTTGTTCCTCGGTGTTCTGTCCTGTTATGTTGAGCGCATTCAGCCTCCAGGAGTCTTGTTCAGGCTGGAAGCCGGGAATCTCCAAGTCTTCACTTTcggctgaggaaaaaaaaaaaagctgtggaGCTGGAGCAAGGCAGGATGAAGGAGAGGAGCGACACCCGAGGAGAGATACAAAACTccacttttttcacattttccacaaagtgaaaaaactgaccCCACACATTCTGGCCCTGACATCTGCTTGCTGATGTTATTTTATGCAAAATAAGAACAGACTAtttgaagaaatgaaaaaaaaaaaatcaggagtGTTCTCCTATAAAACTGCACTGATTTAGTATTTGGAAACAGACACCAGAAATGTGtattacaaattaaaactaaactATGTTCTTCTCTTTAAAAATCCCGATATTTTGCTTTATTACGCCAATTTTTAGAGATAGTAAAATCAATTAAGCTTTTAAGGTTTAGTTAAGTCAGTGATTTAATCTCATACAGCTACAGGCCAAGTAAATCCAACTGTTTATACCCTTTTGTAAAACTGTGCCTcagaatttgtgtttttctaaaagTTCAATCCATCCAAAACTCCAAAGACAAGCACAGTTACAGATCTGAATTTGAATGCAAATGGCCTCTAAGGATGTAATGCTTAAAGGATTTCCATGTCTTCCTGTGATTGTCATCAAACCTCCCGAACCATTACAATGTGATAAACTACCACAAACACGGGGAGTGTTATCtaacatcaaataaaaatagTCATTTTGGCGTAATTGTACTTTAACCAGACTGTTGGAGCTCCCCCAAAAGAGTTCCTCCTTCAAGGCTTTTATGTGTTCCTGCTTTCTCATTACAGACATTTGGCTCAATAACCAGCAGGACATTTACCCAAAACCAGAGCTTTGATGCAGAATAATCATTAAATGCTCATTAGACAGAAACATTTAGTTTATGAATAATGCATTTACCCGGTGGCAAACCCAAGACCACCCTGCATCACGCCAATTTTACAATTTCACATTGCTCACAAAGGACAATTTTCAACACTCATGTGACTCTGGTGGAGATGGACTTATTGTTTCCAGAAACGTACACAGAAATTGTCTTTCAATCCCACATAGCGTGTTTGTGGTTTGTCTGACTATCTGTTGCGCAAAGTAGAGCCCAATTAGTGCATCGACTttcatttaaaaccacaacatGTCAGTATAATGATTTTTATGTGATGAATTGCAGGCTGGCAAACGTTGCGTGGGGTCTTTTGCCATAAGTTGTGTTCATCTAGTTCATGATTTCAGTCAAATTTAAGAAGCAAAATACACAGTTACGCAGTAGAGACTTGGAACACAGTCTCTGAACCATTGCGCAAAAGGTGACAGTGTTATTTTTGTGCACATGCGGTGCACAATGTGTCCACATCAGCCACCAGAAGCAAACAAATACGCAATTACGCAGTAGAGACTTGGAACACTGTATTGGAAACATTGTGCGAAAGGTGACAGTGttatttatgtgtatatttGGTGCAAAGTGTGTCCACATCAGCCTGCAGGATGCTGTGCAGTTATATTAGAAATGACCCAAAGTGTGCATTATTATCCAAATGATCACGATTCTCTGCATATTAACACAAACATCTCTCTTCTTCTCTGAGAGGACTGTAAATCAGACAAAGGAGAATTTACCAATAGGAGGCCAAATTGAaggcgtgtgtatgtgtgcgcgcGCATTTGTGCCTGAGCGCGCACGTGTTTAAATCAATGCGCCACGCTTCAGTGCGTCCCTGTGGAGGGGATAAGTGGGAGTGGGAGAGGAGAGAGACGACAGTGCGGAGGAAGATTCAGTCGGATAAGTAAGTCGCCACCAACAACCGAGAGGGCTTCGCTTTACCGAGGTCCGCTGCACCTGCTGCAACTTGCTGCCACGCGGAGCCAACATCCTCCTCCATGTCCGGCGGGTGAGTCCACATTCAGCACTCTTAATTCACTTCACCTCACAGGGATACACCATTTTCACTCTCAAATGTCATTAGGTTTAAAGGGAAAATCTCGCATTTTCACACTGGCACAAGCTCGTTCTCTTGTGATGCTGCTCGTTCAGTATTTCAAACTAGAAACCAAAAGATCCAACGCGTTTTATTTTATCAAATAATCAGCTACCAGAAAATTAATAGTCACGTAATCTCCGTGCGTAAATGATGTTCATAAattatgggggaaaaaacataTTGAACTTCTCCTGCGCACAGAGGAGGCAGTTGGACTCCACGGCAGATGTGGAGACAAAAGGAGTAACCGAgtgaaaaactgagacaaaGGACGTTAGAAATCATTTTGCCTCGACACCGGCTGCGCCTGCTTCACAGTAGGAATCTTAATTTTACTaggcgagaaaaaaaaaacataaaatactgtggggtgtattatttttttcagcaagGCAACACAATTCTGCGCGGTCTTATAGCACATCCAAACTGGCCACCGGCATGTCAGACCATTAAACCCTACTTGGACATCACTTAGCCTGATAATTGGCTAATTACTATTTTgtttgacaaaaacacatattttaaaatggtcGTGGTTTTACCTCCATGTTGAAACAATATTAATTCCAAACCATTTAACACCCAAATTGTTTACTTGCACCTTAAATTATAATAACTCTTGTATTCTGTTGCAGTTTAACGATGGATCACACTTTCCTGCCTCGGTCCATCTGGACCGGTGACAGTAAATTCCTCCAGCATCCAGCGGATCTCTACACCAGTGTGGTCGTTACGCGCAGCATCCCTGCAGGCACGTGCTTTGGTCCATGTGTTCTCCACAACACTTTCTACGATACCATCGCCTTCATAGCGCAGAAATCTTGCGACAAGAGAGCCAAATCCTACGTGTTCAGGGTGAGTTACACAATTTTGTGTTCAAATGCCATGCAACATGGACACGTGAACTATTTTTTGGCATCTGAGAACAGCTTTACTTCAGCTAGTTATTATATAACTCAGTATGTGCCAACAGAAATTTCACAGCCActctgtttttgacttttttgtttgttcctaTTATAATTTTTGAGTgactatttttttaatatttactttatttccTATTATGTGACTATATTTTTAAGCTGCCCACCTGCATTTTGTTTGACGTAAAGCTGCTATCTTATATTGTCAAATGGCCATTATTAAAAcgtgaataaaataatttcagcAAATTAAAATGCCACCTGCTGCAAACGTTTTGCCAGATTAACaatttatatatacatttcaAGAATGCCAAGCCAACAAATTATTGTAATGGTATCATGTGGGAGTAAATTGTCAGTGGTTCCTGTCAATAGGTCGACCCTGAGGCCATGCGTAATTCTGCCCTGGTGCTGTCCTGGTTGCGGATCGTCCAGGCTGCGTGCAACAGACAGGAACAAAACACAGAGGCCTTTCTGAAAGCGGGTCAGCTGTATGTGCGGACCACCAGAGACAtcaagcaggaggaggagctgctggtgtGGTATGACCAGGAGCTGTCTCACCTACTGGGCTTCACAGACATGAGCAAAGGATCAAAAGAAGGTGAGACAGAGATGTGTGGTGCGAGTGCAAGGTCAAGTGAGGGCGTGTTTAGCTTGAGGAAAGTTAAAAGTGGAATTTATTTCATATAAACCATTCAAAGCATCGTGTCCATCATTACATTTGGACTTATGAGAAAATGTCAGTTACAATGTATGCCAATTCAAAATGTGGATTTATGTGCACTTTGTcacatttgtgttattttttttttctttctctcgcAGAATTCAAATGTGGACGTTGTAGTCAGGTCTTCAAAAATGAATATCCTTTCCTGGCTCACTGCCGATTCATGTGTACTCAAGTAAAGAGTGACACTTGGAGCCGCGAGGTTTACGAGCACAAACACGTGGAGATTAAGAGGCAGCACAAAGTGACAGATTTCCACAACATCGCCAGAGATTTGGAACacaaaaaatctggcagcaacgAGGACGCCGAGATTTCCCCCAAGAGGAGGAAATACGAGGAAACTCTTTACCCCAAATGGCGAAAAACTGTTCTGTTAGAAAAAACTAATATTTCTAATGATGACAATATTACGCAACTGATTAAGGGCCACGACCAGGCAGCAGGAGACGCCTCTTCCTCAGAGGGGAAACCAAAAGCTGATAAAATCAAACTGGATCATTTGGGACGTAAAACCGATGATTTTGCAGAAGATGGAGATGCCGAGGGGAGTTTTACGCACGACAGAGAGACGGGCGTGCGCTCGGAGACTGGAGAGAGCTCTGGTGTGCgctcaagcagcagcagcagcgcgtTTTCTCTGGTCCTATCCAACAGCCAGGGGGAGCAGAAAAGCGCTTTCTGTAAACCAAGTAAAAGAACTTCTCCCGCTGACCCTCAGGCGCATCTGAGCAGCGCTTCAACAGCCCCCTCTAGCCGCCTGGAGGAGATGACTGATGCTTTCACCTCCAGGACTGTTCTGGGATACAACAATCTGATGACATCCAACATCCTGAGCGGTGACTTACAGACCGTGCCCTCTCCGGTTGCGCTAAACAACGCTTTCCATTACGCACCGGAGCACTGGTCCAGAAACATTGGCGCGCAGCTGCAGACCCCATCTTCTCTCACGATCCTCCCGCCGACTTTCACTTCATTCGGCGTGTCGGTGCAGAACTGGTGCGCCAAATGCAACTTGTCCTTCCGCATGACCTCAGACCTCGTTTTCCACATGCGCTCTCACCACAAGAAGGAGTTCGCGGCGGAGTctcaggtgaggaggaggagggaggagaaactCACCTGCCCGATCTGCCACGAATACTTCCGAGAGCGGCACCACCTGTCCAGACATATGACTTCTCATAACTGAGccacaagagacaaaaaaataaacagactcTATTTATTTCTTAAAGGATGTTCGTATTTAACAATATTAGTCTCCAAAATCCTCGCTGAGACTTTGGTGTTGAATGTAGGTTAGCTGTAAAATAGCAACTCCTGGCCGCCACAGCCTGTCCACTAGATGACGATAGAGGTGCGTGTAAAGCTGAGCTCACTGCAGTTTGTTGTCTGTCCTTTTAGCGCTGTATGTTAAGTTGATGATTATTTTGTGCCTTATGGAACTCAGGAGGGGAAAAGACGGAGAGATCTGGAGGACAGCTCACGATTGTCAGAAATATCTCGACGCAATCCTCTTATTTATCAGCTTTTCTCTGCTCTGATTTGTACAGGAGACAATAGATTGAGTGTGTTTGCACATTGGTTTTGAAATCTAAAATTATGAGAGTAAAACAAACGTGTCGAGTATTTCTTTCCCCACTTTTGTGATGCTTTGtgggtgtaattttttttttctggcccAACAGGCGGCGACTGAGACAAACTTTTTCCTCCCCTTTAAAGCATTGGACATATGAAATATCTATCAAATATGTTTGCTTTCTTTAGTctgcccaaaatgacaccagGATTATATGATTTGCAGAAAAAGTGAACAGGTTATACTGCTCTCAACTTCACAATGTAAGACAAAATTAgttgtttaaaatgcaaatccATATAATATTTGTGGGGCATTTG
It includes:
- the prdm8 gene encoding PR domain zinc finger protein 8 → MSGGLTMDHTFLPRSIWTGDSKFLQHPADLYTSVVVTRSIPAGTCFGPCVLHNTFYDTIAFIAQKSCDKRAKSYVFRVDPEAMRNSALVLSWLRIVQAACNRQEQNTEAFLKAGQLYVRTTRDIKQEEELLVWYDQELSHLLGFTDMSKGSKEEFKCGRCSQVFKNEYPFLAHCRFMCTQVKSDTWSREVYEHKHVEIKRQHKVTDFHNIARDLEHKKSGSNEDAEISPKRRKYEETLYPKWRKTVLLEKTNISNDDNITQLIKGHDQAAGDASSSEGKPKADKIKLDHLGRKTDDFAEDGDAEGSFTHDRETGVRSETGESSGVRSSSSSSAFSLVLSNSQGEQKSAFCKPSKRTSPADPQAHLSSASTAPSSRLEEMTDAFTSRTVLGYNNLMTSNILSGDLQTVPSPVALNNAFHYAPEHWSRNIGAQLQTPSSLTILPPTFTSFGVSVQNWCAKCNLSFRMTSDLVFHMRSHHKKEFAAESQVRRRREEKLTCPICHEYFRERHHLSRHMTSHN